The Macaca mulatta isolate MMU2019108-1 chromosome 19, T2T-MMU8v2.0, whole genome shotgun sequence sequence attgttgctgttgctgctgccgCTGTTgccactgctgccaccaccatTGCCACCGCTGTTGCCACTGCTGCTGCCGCTGTTGTTGTCACTGttgctgccactgccactgctgcccgactgtgagccactgcctccctGAGGGGCAGGAAGGGAGCAGGGCCAGGATTAAAGACAGAGCACCAAGACAGGccccacctctctccctctccacccaGGCCAAATTCCATGGTGCCCAGTCTAAGGGGAGCAGAACTTTTCCATTTCCTCCTGGTGCAAAACTCCCGGGTTGCCCCTCTCCACTCACCCCAGAGTTGCTTGAGCCTCCGCCTGAGCCAGATGGTGGGGGGTTAGTGCACTGCGGAGGGAAGGGGACGGTGAGTTTGGAGATGTCGGCCTCGGCCGTGGACACAGGCCAGGCCTCTCCTGTTCTTTAGGGCTTGGCTTCCTTTCTCTTAACATGTTTCTCCCACCTCCCCTTCCCATCTGCCTCCTCCCCGGGCCCAGACCCAAGCCcgtctcttcctccttttttttttttttttttttttgagacagggtctcactctgttgcccaggctggagtgcagtaatgcgatcttggctcactgcaacctccacctcccaggttcaagtgattctcctgcctcagcctcccaagtggctgggattacaggcgcacaccaccacgcccagctgatttttgtatttttagtggagacagggtttcaccatgttggccaggctggtcttgaactcctgacctcaggtgatccacttgcctcggcctcccaaagtgctcggattacaggcgtgagactcCTTGCCCAGCCCCATCTCTTCCTCTCACCCCAATCCCTCCACTCCCACATCttgctttcctctttctctttccccagctCTCGGTAGCCTGCACCCAGTGGCTTCTTCGTTCGTTCGCAGCCCTTTCCTCTTACCCCTTCATTCTGGTTGCCGCTTCTCACTGAACCATAGCCAGGCTGGGCCACAGCTCCCTGCAGAGAAGGTGAGACTGAGTGTAGGATCCAGAGGGACCAGAGAGGCACGTGGAGTGTGTGGgcttggagggagggagggaggtggcagGTAGCAGGTCTGCGGGGTGACTTTACCTGAGTGTTGGTCCCAAAGTTTGGTGGCCCTCCATTGCCTCCTTGACCCCAGGGGGCTCCCTGAGGGTTGGTTCCAAAGCTGCCTGCTGAGTTTCCAGGGTATCCCTGGTTCCATGGAGTCCCCAGACCTCCAGGATtgccctggccctggcctccAAGACCACCTTGGGAGCCAAAGGTGCCATGGCCTCCAGAAGTTTCCTGCAAgaataacaaacctgcacttagTGGGACCATCTCTGACCCTGACAGAGAAGAGCCAGAGCAAATTGTAGAGAGACCgggagagggacaggcagagggACTCCAGGGTGGCATAGGAGGGGGGCGGAACATAGAAGAAAGCTGCCCCAGAAGGCTGCAAGTAAGagatccatccatcctttcaacCACTTCCCAAGAATCTCAACCCAGAAGCCCACAGCCTCCCATTTCCACACCTGGCCCCACAGCCACTCACCCAAGCACCGTTGTGACCGGGTGCCCCCTGCCAGGAGCCGTGGACAGCATCTGCTCCATGTTGAATGACATCCTCCACCTGTCTGCCAATCTCATGCCCAGGGTTTCCCAAAGCATGGGCTGCTTCCCCGACCCTGTTGCCCAAAGCATCTGCTGTGCCAAGGCCCGGAACCTGCCTGACTCCAGTGCCGACTGCTTCTCTGGTCCCTTGGCCAAGGGCCTCCCCAGTATTTGTCCCAGCGCTTTCCCCTCCACTCTGCAGGGGGCCAGCCTCCCCACTGCCCAGGCAGAGGGCCAGCAGGAGGCAGGCCAGGGACCCCTGGAACTTCATCTCTGCCCAGCCCCCTCTCTCTCCAGAGTGTCTTCCTCCCACCAGGGTCTCCTTCTTGCCGCCCTTGCTCTGCGTCTGTGTGCCTTCCTCTGTCCTCCTCCTTCCGactccctgtcctccctccctctgggTCTGCAGCCTTCTATCTCCTGTCCTCAACTTCCCGGCCTTCCCAGAGTCCACCTCCCTGTCACTACTCCTTATACTAGGCTGGGAGAAGGTGACAGGGCTGGGCAACCTGAGGTCCCTCCCCTCAGTGACTCAGGGCCCAGCTACCGATAGGGTAATGAGCGGTAATTGTGAGTCTGAGAGTGTCTGTCGAAACAGAGAGTGAACTGaatcagggagggagggagaaacgGATGAGGTGATGCAAAAGGGCTCCCATTTCCCAACCCCAGGCATTCGGGGcgctgggtgggggcaggggcattCAAGGAGACAGGTTGTCAGTGGCTCCTGGAggcggtggggtgggggcagactTAGAAAAGAGGAGTTACTGGCAGGACCCCATCAGGGGAGTAAGGACAGGGAAGCCCCAGGGGACAGGACCCACCCAGGCTCAGCCAGCCTGGCTCAGGGGCTCCAGAGTGACAGGCATAGCCCATCGTCCACCTTTTTTGGTTTCAGcacctcagcctctcctctccctctcccctcccgcATTGCCACCTACAGGTGACTGCCCTGTTGTTCCTCCACACCTTCCAGCCCGAGAGAGAGACTGGCTGCGTGTCAGCTTCTGACGTTCTGGGGAGAGCCCCCGGGGGGACCCTCAGTGCTGGGGAGGGAGGTGGCTGTCGCCCTTTGAGTGGTCAGCAGGGTGTCTCAGCGTTCGGGCTGCTCCCGGCTGAGAAAGCTGGGTGCGGAGCAGGACGGCCGGGCGCGCCAGCCACCCCCAGGGAACGAGTGGGAGGGAAGGCCAAGGGAGGGAGCCGCTGACCCAGGCGCCCATCCTGTTTACGCAGCCCTGGAGGGGCACCTGTGAGTATGAGCACCTATGAGGGGCGGGACTGGGCCAGCTCACCCCACCCATCCCCCAGGCCAGGGGCCAGGGCAGCAGTGGGAAGCGAGGAGAGGGTAACACAAGGTCAGAAGTCATCCGTGAGTGCCACAGCCCTCTCCCCAGTCCCAGCTCGTGATACAGAACCTGGGAGCCTCCCCCCGCCTCACCTCTGCCCAGCAAATGTGGCTGCTTCTCTATTCCCAGGGGCCACAGGTTCTCCCACTGTCTCGTATCACTGGGGTTCATCACCCAGTTAGGAGGGGCCAGTTTCCATCAGCCTTTCTCAATGTCTCTCAGTCagtctctccctcctctctccaccCCAATATCCGCACCCCAGCTTGTAACATCCAACACTTCTTACCTTGTAAACACAATCCCCATCTATCCTCCTCAGCTCCTACTTCCCTGTTATTCCATCTCTTACTCgttaatgatgataataataatggcggtaataataacaacaataataataattacagctCCAGCTTATCAGCGCTTCTCGATGTACCCAGCATTGGACTAAGCACAAGCAGTTTAAGAATTATACAACTCTAGgagatagttctttttttttagagacagggtcttgcccaggctggagtacagtagcacactcgtagctcactgcagcatggacctcctgggctcaagtgatcctcccgtcaccctcccaagtagctgggactacagatgcacaccaccacgcccagctaattttcttttttttctttttgagacagagtcttactctgttgcccaggctggagtgcaatggcacaatcttggctcactgcaacctctgcctcccaagttcaagcgattctcctgcctcagactcccaagtagctgggattacaggcacccgccaccatgccgggctaatttttgtatttttagtagagacagcatttcaccatgttggccaggctggtctcgaactcctgacctcgtgatctgcccgcctcggcctcccaaagtgttgggatgacaggcatgtgtaAACACTGGTATTACATCATACTTGCTGCAGCTCCTGcactctttgttttttgttggtttatttgttttgttttgagatggagtctccctctgtcgcccaggctggagtgcagtggagtccacgcctggcctccagctaattttttaatttttatttttgtggagatgagatctcgttgtgttgcccaggctgatcttgaacccctgggctcataagatcctcctgcctcagcctcccaaagtgctgggatgacaggcatgagtaAACAGTGGTATTACATCATACTTGCTGCAGCTCCTGcactctttgttttttgttggtttatttgttttgttttgagatggagtctccctctgtcgcccaggctggagtgcagtggcacaatctcggctcactgcaacctccacctcccaggttcaagcagttctccttcctcagcctcccagatagctgggattacaggtgcacaccaccatgcccaattaatttttgtatttttagtagagatgaggtttgacCACATTGGACAAGCTGGtggcgaactcctgacctcaagtgatccgcccacctcagagtgccagagtgctgggattacaggcgtgagccatcgcgcccggccacgTGCCCTGTTTGTTAAGAAGGAAGATTAGCAAGGATGAAAGAGGTGTTCTGACTCACCAGCACAACTGGACATGGGGTCTTTCTCAAGGGTAGGTCCAGGCCTCAAGAAAATAACactaataataaattttttcaaaaataaacataaatgaagTCTTTCTCTTTAACACAGTCAGAGAGcttaaaagaaaattgagaagaaagTAAGTTTCTCCCTGTGTGATTCAGTTATTCAAAGCTGTGTCCACGGATCACCTCAATTCTCCCACGCCACCAACAGGCCCATGTTCTACTGCTAGGAAAAAATTGCCCTCAGACGTCGCCGGACCTGAGGAGCCACCGCAGGTCAGCCCTAGGGCATCCTTATTAAATACCTAGTGTGaaccaaataaaatattaggtGCTTTCAGATACAtgatctcattgaatcctcagtATGACCACAAGAGGttaatattatttccattatacagatgaggtaACTGAGGCCCAAGTGGCTCAGCATCACACACAAAATCATATGTGAAAAGACTGTGGTAAAATAGAGTTGTCAAAACTTGagccaggcactttgggaggctgaggcaggtggatcatctgaggtcaggagttcaagaccagcctggccaacatggtgaaaccccatctctactaaaaatacaaaaattaaccgagtgtggtgacaggcacctataatcccagctgctcaggaggctgaggcaagaaaattgcttgaacctgggaagcggaggttgcagtgagccaagactgcaccattacactccagcctgggcaacagagcgaaactccgtctcaaaacaacaacaacaacaacaaaaacttgagCCGGGTCAGTCTGACTCCAAACAGCTTTCTCTCCTCCATCACCATGCGACCCGTGTTCTTACGCGTGATGGCACCCACAAATCTGACATGCCTATGTCATGTCCAAGGCCCTCTGGTCTCAGCTCTTCTCGTTAATTCACCAcattattcattcagcaaatgtttatgaCTACCTGCTCCGTGACACGCCTATTCCGGACACTGGGGATACAGCCTAGAAACCATTCTCCAGCTAAGTGACACCGCGTAATCCCAgcccatgcctgcaatcccagcactttgggaggccgaggcaggtggatgacttgaggtcaaaagttcgagaccagcctgggcaacacagagagacccccatctctaaaaaatgtttttgaaaaagtagttgggtgtggtggtgcacgcctatagttctagctactccagaggctgaggtgagaggatcacttgagctctagaggttgaggctgctatgatcgcaccactgcactccagcctgggtgacagagtgagaccttgtctcaaaaaaagcattcTCCTTGCAGAGTTTACATTCACGGTGGGGGGAGTTGGGCAATAGGTGACAGAGAGGTGTTTTAAATAGGGTACTCGGGAAAGGCTCTTTGAGATGTGACCTGTGAGCTGAGCCCTGCAGGGAGTGGAAGAGTGAGCCGTGGGGATTAGCTGGGGCTAGTGGATTCCAAGCAGCGGGAACAGCcatgcaaaggcctggaggcaggAGCCTGCCTACTGTATTTGAGAACCATTGTGGCTGGAGCAGTGTCGGGATGGGAGAAGCTAAAGTCAAAGAGGGAAAGATCCTGGGGTCTTGGGGACTATTATGAagactgacttttttcttttttcttttttcttttttgtcgctcaggctgaaggtcaatggcacaatctcaactcaccacaacATCCACCACCAgggtacaagtgattcttctgcctcagcctcccaagtagctgggattataggcgcctgccacgatgcctggctaagttgtgtatttttagtagagacggggttttgccatgttgtctaggctggtctcgaacccttgatctcaagtgatccacccacctaggcctcccgaagtgctgggattacaggtgtgagccaccacacctggccaactttgACTTTTATTTGTACTCTGAATGAGGTGGAACCAGCCAAGGGTTCTGGGCTGCCATGGGTGCTAACAGCATTCCCCTGGGGAACAGATCGTTGGGGATTGTGGAGTACAGAGAACCAGGGAGGAGGGAGATTGGAGGCTGGACTCAGTCTAGTGGGAAGATAAGGCCTTGGGGGTGGGTGATGTCTCTGCTCCCTTCTGTGGGATGCCAGGTCTCAAACTGGCACCTACAGTCTCACCTCTTCCACGGGGCCTATCCCAGAGCCTACATTCAAACCCTAGCTCCACCGCTTACTAACCATGATCTTAACCCATCTGTGcaacaattttctcatctgtaaagaggGGTGAATGTGAGGATTGAGTGAAGCAATACAAGTAAATTGCTTAGAGAAGTGTCTGCCACTGAGAAGCACTCAATATATTTCTCGGCAGTGCTGATCACATTGCTGTTCCTGGAATGCTTTCTCGGCAGTTGTTTAATCttgagacacacacatgcacacatcctGAAATGCCAGAtacatggctcacgcctgtaatcccagaaccttgggaggccaaggagggaagattgcttgagcccaagagttcccaACCacgctgggcaacatggtgagaccccgtctctacaaaaaatacaaaaattaccagggtgtagtgacatgtgcctgtagtcccagccacttgggaagctgaggcacgtggatcgcttgaaccctggaggcagaggttgcagtgagccatgattacgccactgcactccagcctggatgacagggcgaGACActgcctcaatttaaaaaaaaaaaaaaaatgccagataCAGAAACTTACTTTTAAAGAACACTCATTTGGAACCAGaacggggtggctcacacctgtaatcccagcactttgggaggccaaggcaggctgattacctcagatcaggagttcaagaccagcctggccaacatggtgaaaccccatcactactaaaaatacaaaaattagccaggcgtggtgtgcgcctgtaatcccagctacttgggaggctgaggcaggagaatctcctgaacccgggatttggaggttgcagtgagccaagatcgtgtcactgcactctagcctgggcaacagaacaagattctgtcaaaaaaacaaacaaacaagacaacATTCATTTGGATGTAGCCCCCTCCCCCTTCCTGGGAGTCGAAAGGGCAGCAGGCCACTTCACTGCTAGAGATGTCCAGCAGGGAAGTGCCCTTGAACAGGAGCCTGGCcttcaccacttactagctgggtgGCCTCAGGCAACACGCTCCCTTCTGTGCACCTCTTCTTCAACATCTGTGAGGGCGATGATCATGGTACTTGCCTCCTAGGTGGTTGTGGGGATGAAATGAATCATGCCTGTAAGTGCTTAGCACAGACCCTATAAAAGATGCCCAGTGAGAGCCACACCCAAACTCCTCTCCCTGTTCTTCAACATCTTCAGAAACCGGCCCTTCCTCTCCGTGTTTCTCCCTAGCCTGGCTCCACCCGTCTCAGGCAAAGCAGCCTGTGTCTTGCTCACATTCATTCCATGGCCCTTCCCAACCTGCTCAAGCCAGTGGCTTCCCTTCTGCTTTTGGCAGACATTGACACCTGGCCTTGACATCACTGCTTGAACCTCTTCGTCTGGGGGGAAATGGATAGGATATTTGTAATATGATTACAGATTGTCGTAACCAACAGGAAAAACAAGATCAGGGCTATGAGAGAGAGTGACAGGGTGGCTGTAGCTCAGGTTGAGCGGTCAAGGTAGCTGAGATGCAAAGGGTAGGGAAGAGCCAGTATGGGGGGCCGAGGGGCATGGAAAGTGTTGCTAGCAGAGGGAGCAGCATGCAAGACCTTCAGACAGGAGAGAGCCCAGCCTCTTTTACCCTCAAAACAGACTCAAAGCTCTGCTTTTTCAGAGGCCTCCCAGGACTGACTCAGTGTCTATCAATTATCTTGTATCTCTTTGGTATTTTCAGGACCCCCATCCAAGCAAACCCAGCAAGAAAATGTGCCTGAAAAATAGTCAATCAGCCGGGCGatggctaggcacggtggttcacacctgtaatcccaacactttgggaggccgaggcgggcggatcacctgaagtcaggagttcgggaccagcctggccaacatggtgaaaccccatctctactgaaaatacaaaaatttagctgggtgtggtggcacacgcctgtaagggaggctgaggcaggagaattgcttgagcccgggaggcagaggttgcagtgagctgatatcacccactgcaatccagcctggatgacagagtgagacctgtctccaaaaaaaaaaaaatatatatatatatacacacacatatgtatacatataggtatgtatatattttttaaataaaaataaataaagtcaatgAAAGCttttatttcacaaaagaaagagTCCCTTCAATTTTGCCTTTTCAAAAGCCGCCACTGTAGGATTCCTTTAAGTAGAGCCTCCTCCAATACCTGTGAAACGAAGTCCAGCACAGAGCAGACCCTCACTCAGTATGTGACATGAATGGAAGGTTCTATTTACATCAGTGCAGCAAGCAggtgggtgccgtggctcacacctgtattcccagcactttgggaggctgaggcggaaggattgcctgagctcaggagttcaggaccagcctg is a genomic window containing:
- the DMKN gene encoding dermokine isoform X10, giving the protein MKFQGSLACLLLALCLGSGEAGPLQSGGESAGTNTGEALGQGTREAVGTGVRQVPGLGTADALGNRVGEAAHALGNPGHEIGRQVEDVIQHGADAVHGSWQGAPGHNGAWETSGGHGTFGSQGGLGGQGQGNPGGLGTPWNQGYPGNSAGSFGTNPQGAPWGQGGNGGPPNFGTNTQGAVAQPGYGSVRSGNQNEGCTNPPPSGSGGGSSNSGGGSGSQSGSSGSGSNSDNNSGSSSGNSGGNGGGSSGNSGSSNSNNGGSSNNNGGSRGDSGSESSWGSSTGSSSGNHGGSGGVNGHKPGCENPGNEARGTGGSGIQDSRGERVSSNTREVSKEGNHHLGGSGDNDPGQGSSWGSRGGDAVGGVNTVNSETSPGMFNFDTFWKNFKSKLGFINWDAISKDQRSSRIP
- the DMKN gene encoding dermokine isoform X14, whose product is MKFQGSLACLLLALCLGSGEAGPLQSGGESAGTNTGEALGQGTREAVGTGVRQVPGLGTADALGNRVGEAAHALGNPGHEIGRQVEDVIQHGADAVHGSWQGAPGHNGAWETSGGHGTFGSQGGLGGQGQGNPGGLGTPWNQGYPGNSAGSFGTNPQGAPWGQGGNGGPPNFGTNTQGAVAQPGYGSVRSGNQNEGCTNPPPSGSGGGSSNSGGGSGSQSGSSGSGSNSDNNSGSSSGNSGGNGGGSSGNSGSSNSNNGGSSNNNGGSRGDSGSESSWGSSTGSSSGNHGGSGGVNGHKPGNSETSPGMFNFDTFWKNFKSKLGFINWDAISKDQRSSRIP
- the DMKN gene encoding dermokine isoform X8, encoding MKFQGSLACLLLALCLGSGEAGPLQSGGESAGTNTGEALGQGTREAVGTGVRQVPGLGTADALGNRVGEAAHALGNPGHEIGRQVEDVIQHGADAVHGSWQGAPGHNGAWETSGGHGTFGSQGGLGGQGQGNPGGLGTPWNQGYPGNSAGSFGTNPQGAPWGQGGNGGPPNFGTNTQGAVAQPGYGSVRSGNQNEGCTNPPPSGSGGGSSNSGGGSGSQSGSSGSGSNSDNNSGSSSGNSGGNGGGSSGNSGSSNSNNGGSSNNNGGSRGDSGSESSWGSSTGSSSGNHGGSGGVNGHKPGCENPGNEARGTGGSGIQDSRGERVSSNTREVSKEGNHHLGGSGDNDPNSETSPGMFNFDTFWKNFKSKLGFINWDAISKNKVPPPSTRALLYFSRLWEDFKHNTPFLNWKAIIEGADTSSLQKRAGGADQNYNYNQHAYPTAYGGQYSVKTPAKGGVSPSSSASRVQPGLLQWVKFW
- the DMKN gene encoding dermokine isoform X4, which produces MKFQGSLACLLLALCLGSGEAGPLQSGGESAGTNTGEALGQGTREAVGTGVRQVPGLGTADALGNRVGEAAHALGNPGHEIGRQVEDVIQHGADAVHGSWQGAPGHNGAWETSGGHGTFGSQGGLGGQGQGNPGGLGTPWNQGYPGNSAGSFGTNPQGAPWGQGGNGGPPNFGTNTQGAVAQPGYGSVRSGNQNEGCTNPPPSGSGGGSSNSGGGSGSQSGSSGSGSNSDNNSGSSSGNSGGNGGGSSGNSGSSNSNNGGSSNNNGGSRGDSGSESSWGSSTGSSSGNHGGSGGVNGHKPGCENPGNEARGTGGSGIQDSRGERVSSNTREVSKEGNHHLGGSGDNDPGQGSSWGSRGGDAVGGVNTVNSETSPGMFNFDTFWKNFKSKLGFINWDAISKNKVPPPSTRALLYFSRLWEDFKHNTPFLNWKAIIEGADTSSLQKRAGGADQNYNYNQHAYPTAYGGQYSVKTPAKGGVSPSSSASRVQPGLLQWVKFW
- the DMKN gene encoding dermokine isoform X6 is translated as MKFQGSLACLLLALCLGSGEAGPLQSGGESAGTNTGEALGQGTREAVGTGVRQVPGLGTADALGNRVGEAAHALGNPGHEIGRQVEDVIQHGADAVHGSWQGAPGHNGAWETSGGHGTFGSQGGLGGQGQGNPGGLGTPWNQGYPGNSAGSFGTNPQGAPWGQGGNGGPPNFGTNTQGAVAQPGYGSVRSGNQNEGCTNPPPSGSGGGSSNSGGGSGSQSGSSGSGSNSDNNSGSSSGNSGGNGGGSSGNSGSSNSNNGGSSNNNGGSRGDSGSESSWGSSGNGDQGSSGSSQGSSTGSSSGNHGGSGGVNGHKPGCENPGNEARGTGGSGIQDSRGERVSSNTREVSKEGNHHLGGSGDNDPNSETSPGMFNFDTFWKNFKSKLGFINWDAISKNKVPPPSTRALLYFSRLWEDFKHNTPFLNWKAIIEGADTSSLQKRAGGADQNYNYNQHAYPTAYGGQYSVKTPAKGGVSPSSSASRVQPGLLQWVKFW
- the DMKN gene encoding dermokine isoform X7; translated protein: MKFQGSLACLLLALCLGSGEAGPLQSGGESAGTNTGEALGQGTREAVGTGVRQVPGLGTADALGNRVGEAAHALGNPGHEIGRQVEDVIQHGADAVHGSWQGAPGHNGAWETSGGHGTFGSQGGLGGQGQGNPGGLGTPWNQGYPGNSAGSFGTNPQGAPWGQGGNGGPPNFGTNTQGAVAQPGYGSVRSGNQNEGCTNPPPSGSGGGSSNSGGGSGSQSGSSGSGSNSDNNSGSSSGNSGGNGGGSSGNSGSSNSNNGGSSNNNGGSRGDSGSESSWGSSGNGDQGSSGSSQGSSTGSSSGNHGGSGGVNGHKPGCENPGNEARGTGGSGIQDSRGERVSSNTRNSETSPGMFNFDTFWKNFKSKLGFINWDAISKNKVPPPSTRALLYFSRLWEDFKHNTPFLNWKAIIEGADTSSLQKRAGGADQVSLCPQVPLQGPWSPLALLPGLGNLKFSLPPPPTPFNGILSRVQAGRRWQL
- the DMKN gene encoding dermokine isoform X5; its protein translation is MKFQGSLACLLLALCLGSGEAGPLQSGGESAGTNTGEALGQGTREAVGTGVRQVPGLGTADALGNRVGEAAHALGNPGHEIGRQVEDVIQHGADAVHGSWQGAPGHNGAWETSGGHGTFGSQGGLGGQGQGNPGGLGTPWNQGYPGNSAGSFGTNPQGAPWGQGGNGGPPNFGTNTQGAVAQPGYGSVRSGNQNEGCTNPPPSGSGGGSSNSGGGSGSQSGSSGSGSNSDNNSGSSSGNSGGNGGGSSGNSGSSNSNNGGSSNNNGGSRGDSGSESSWGSSGNGDQGSSGSSQGSSTGSSSGNHGGSGGVNGHKPGCENPGNEARGTGGSGIQDSRGERVSSNTREVSKEGNHHLGGSGDNDPNSETSPGMFNFDTFWKNFKSKLGFINWDAISKNKVPPPSTRALLYFSRLWEDFKHNTPFLNWKAIIEGADTSSLQKRAGGADQVSLCPQVPLQGPWSPLALLPGLGNLKFSLPPPPTPFNGILSRVQAGRRWQL
- the DMKN gene encoding dermokine isoform X3, with the translated sequence MKFQGSLACLLLALCLGSGEAGPLQSGGESAGTNTGEALGQGTREAVGTGVRQVPGLGTADALGNRVGEAAHALGNPGHEIGRQVEDVIQHGADAVHGSWQGAPGHNGAWETSGGHGTFGSQGGLGGQGQGNPGGLGTPWNQGYPGNSAGSFGTNPQGAPWGQGGNGGPPNFGTNTQGAVAQPGYGSVRSGNQNEGCTNPPPSGSGGGSSNSGGGSGSQSGSSGSGSNSDNNSGSSSGNSGGNGGGSSGNSGSSNSNNGGSSNNNGGSRGDSGSESSWGSSTGSSSGNHGGSGGVNGHKPGCENPGNEARGTGGSGIQDSRGERVSSNTREVSKEGNHHLGGSGDNDPGQGSSWGSRGGDAVGGVNTVNSETSPGMFNFDTFWKNFKSKLGFINWDAISKNKVPPPSTRALLYFSRLWEDFKHNTPFLNWKAIIEGADTSSLQKRAGGADQVSLCPQVPLQGPWSPLALLPGLGNLKFSLPPPPTPFNGILSRVQAGRRWQL
- the DMKN gene encoding dermokine isoform X12 — encoded protein: MKFQGSLACLLLALCLGSGEAGPLQSGGESAGTNTGEALGQGTREAVGTGVRQVPGLGTADALGNRVGEAAHALGNPGHEIGRQVEDVIQHGADAVHGSWQGAPGHNGAWETSGGHGTFGSQGGLGGQGQGNPGGLGTPWNQGYPGNSAGSFGTNPQGAPWGQGGNGGPPNFGTNTQGAVAQPGYGSVRSGNQNEGCTNPPPSGSGGGSSNSGGGSGSQSGSSGSGSNSDNNSGSSSGNSGGNGGGSSGNSGSSNSNNGGSSNNNGGSRGDSGSESSWGSSTGSSSGNHGGSGGVNGHKPGCENPGNEARGTGGSGIQDSRGERVSSNTRNSETSPGMFNFDTFWKNFKSKLGFINWDAISKDQRSSRIP
- the DMKN gene encoding dermokine isoform X1 — translated: MKFQGSLACLLLALCLGSGEAGPLQSGGESAGTNTGEALGQGTREAVGTGVRQVPGLGTADALGNRVGEAAHALGNPGHEIGRQVEDVIQHGADAVHGSWQGAPGHNGAWETSGGHGTFGSQGGLGGQGQGNPGGLGTPWNQGYPGNSAGSFGTNPQGAPWGQGGNGGPPNFGTNTQGAVAQPGYGSVRSGNQNEGCTNPPPSGSGGGSSNSGGGSGSQSGSSGSGSNSDNNSGSSSGNSGGNGGGSSGNSGSSNSNNGGSSNNNGGSRGDSGSESSWGSSGNGDQGSSGSSQGSSTGSSSGNHGGSGGVNGHKPGCENPGNEARGTGGSGIQDSRGERVSSNTREVSKEGNHHLGGSGDNDPGQGSSWGSRGGDAVGGVNTVNSETSPGMFNFDTFWKNFKSKLGFINWDAISKNKVPPPSTRALLYFSRLWEDFKHNTPFLNWKAIIEGADTSSLQKRAGGADQNYNYNQHAYPTAYGGQYSVKTPAKGGVSPSSSASRVQPGLLQWVKFW
- the DMKN gene encoding dermokine isoform X2 gives rise to the protein MKFQGSLACLLLALCLGSGEAGPLQSGGESAGTNTGEALGQGTREAVGTGVRQVPGLGTADALGNRVGEAAHALGNPGHEIGRQVEDVIQHGADAVHGSWQGAPGHNGAWETSGGHGTFGSQGGLGGQGQGNPGGLGTPWNQGYPGNSAGSFGTNPQGAPWGQGGNGGPPNFGTNTQGAVAQPGYGSVRSGNQNEGCTNPPPSGSGGGSSNSGGGSGSQSGSSGSGSNSDNNSGSSSGNSGGNGGGSSGNSGSSNSNNGGSSNNNGGSRGDSGSESSWGSSGNGDQGSSGSSQGSSTGSSSGNHGGSGGVNGHKPGCENPGNEARGTGGSGIQDSRGERVSSNTREVSKEGNHHLGGSGDNDPGQGSSWGSRGGDAVGGVNTVNSETSPGMFNFDTFWKNFKSKLGFINWDAISKNKVPPPSTRALLYFSRLWEDFKHNTPFLNWKAIIEGADTSSLQKRAGGADQNYNYNQHAYPTAYGGQYSVKTPAKGGVSPSSSAISSNHHRGPEKHW
- the DMKN gene encoding dermokine isoform X13, whose translation is MKFQGSLACLLLALCLGSGEAGPLQSGGESAGTNTGEALGQGTREAVGTGVRQVPGLGTADALGNRVGEAAHALGNPGHEIGRQVEDVIQHGADAVHGSWQGAPGHNGAWETSGGHGTFGSQGGLGGQGQGNPGGLGTPWNQGYPGNSAGSFGTNPQGAPWGQGGNGGPPNFGTNTQGAVAQPGYGSVRSGNQNEGCTNPPPSGSGGGSSNSGGGSGSQSGSSGSGSNSDNNSGSSSGNSGGNGGGSSGNSGSSNSNNGGSSNNNGGSRGDSGSESSWGSSTGSSSGNHGGSGGVNGHKPGCENPGNEARGTGGSGIQNSETSPGMFNFDTFWKNFKSKLGFINWDAISKDQRSSRIP